The Gammaproteobacteria bacterium DNA window GTGTAAGGGAGTTCTGAAAGGAAGTGTCATCGGGGTCTGCCCCATCGATCCCTAGTGCCGGCAGGGTGAATCCGTTATCGTACTGCCCCATTGCCGCCTGGCGAGCGAGGAGAGGGTTCCATGAAGAAGGTAGAGGCCATCATCAAGCCGTTCAAGCTGGACGATGTGCGCGAGGCACTGTCGGAAATCGGCATTGCCGGGATGACGGCCATCGAGGTCAAGGGCTTCGGTCGTCAGAAGGGCCACACCGAACTCTATCGCGGTGCCGAATACGTGGTGGATTTTCTGCCCAAGGTGAAGCTGGAGATCGTCGTTGGCGACGATCAGCTGGAGCGCTGCATCGAGGCGATCACCGGCGCCGCCCGTACCGGCAAGATCGGTGATGGCAAGATCTTCGTCAGCGACGTCGCCAAGGTCATCCGTATCCGTACCGGTGAACAGGACAATGAGGCGATCTGATGCCACCCTGCCCGGACCCGTTTTGCGCGGGGTGATTGCAAAGGGGGCGCTCCAACTGCAAGAACCCCCGATTGGCCACGGAAACACACGGAACAACACGGAAAAAGACTCATTGCACAAAACCCAGAAACCGGACCACGGGGAATAATCCTGGGTTTACAGATCGAATTCCTTCCGTGTGCTTCCGTGTGTTTCCGTGGCCAAGAAGGGCTCAAACAAGTGCGATTGAGTCTGGCCCATTGCCCCCGCGCAGGACGGGTCCGGGCAGGGCGTATCAAAGCTTCGCCGCGCGCTCCGGGTAGTTGAGCTGCAGTACACGCTGGGCGTCGGCGGCGAGGTCCTCCAGGCCGAGTTTGCGGTAGGCGCGCACGAGTGTCTCCAGCGCCTCCGGTACGGCGGGTGTGCCCTGGTAGCCCTCGATGACCTGGCTGGCGCGATTGGCGGCGGCCACGTAGGCACCGCGGCGCATGTAGAAGTCGGCGACGTGCATTTCGTACTGGGCGAGATTGCTGCGCAGGAACACCATGCGCTGGCTGGCGTCCTGGGCGTAGCGGCTGTCCGGGAACTGCTTCACCAACTCGCTGAAGTCGAGGAAGGCCTGGCGGGTTGCGCCAGCGTCGCGCTCGGTCGGGTCGCGTGGCAGGAAGCGGTCGATGAGGGTATCGCCGCGAGAGAAATTCACCAGGCCGCGCAGATAGTAGGCATAATCCGAATGCGGGTGCCGCGGGTAGGTCTTCAGGAAGCGGTCGACGGCGGCGATGGCCGATTCCGGCTCGTCGAACTTGTAGTAGGCATAGGCCGATTCCAGCAGGGCCTGCTGGGCGTAACGGCCGAAGGGATAGCGCGCCTCCAGTTTCTCGAACAGACCGATCGCCTTTTCCCAATCGGCGCCGTTCATCGCGTCCTTGGCGGCGGAGTAGAGTCGTTGGGCAGACCAGTCCTTGGTTTCGTCGATCTGCTTGGGCAGTAGCCCGCAGCCGCCGAGCAGACCGAACAGGACCAACATCATCGTAGCGAGACGCATGCAGTTGCCTTGTGATGCCATGACAGTCGTGTGTACTGCCGCCGGAGTTGGCGGGCGCGGGCAGTATACCCCAAACCACCGGTCCGGCCGATGAGTCGGCGGGTCGAATTGCAGGCCCGCGTTCCCGCGGATGCCGCCGGACAGCGCTTGGACCAGGTACTGGCCGGGTTGTTCCCGGACTATTCTCGCAGCCGCCTGCAGCAGTGGATCCGCGAGGGCGGGGTGCGGGTCGACGGCCAGACGTGCAAGCCCAAGGAGCGAATGGTCGGCGGCGAGCAGGTGACGGTCGCCGCCGAGCTGGAGGAAGACACGCGCTGTGAGCCGCAGGCCATCGCGCTGCGGATCGTCCACGCGGACGATGATCTGCTGGTCATCGACAAGCCGGCCGGTCTGGTGGTGCATCCGGCGGCCGGCAACCGGGATGGCACGCTGCAAAACGCGCTGCTGTATCACGAT harbors:
- a CDS encoding P-II family nitrogen regulator produces the protein MKKVEAIIKPFKLDDVREALSEIGIAGMTAIEVKGFGRQKGHTELYRGAEYVVDFLPKVKLEIVVGDDQLERCIEAITGAARTGKIGDGKIFVSDVAKVIRIRTGEQDNEAI
- a CDS encoding outer membrane protein assembly factor BamD, with the translated sequence MRLATMMLVLFGLLGGCGLLPKQIDETKDWSAQRLYSAAKDAMNGADWEKAIGLFEKLEARYPFGRYAQQALLESAYAYYKFDEPESAIAAVDRFLKTYPRHPHSDYAYYLRGLVNFSRGDTLIDRFLPRDPTERDAGATRQAFLDFSELVKQFPDSRYAQDASQRMVFLRSNLAQYEMHVADFYMRRGAYVAAANRASQVIEGYQGTPAVPEALETLVRAYRKLGLEDLAADAQRVLQLNYPERAAKL